From a region of the Tamandua tetradactyla isolate mTamTet1 chromosome 10, mTamTet1.pri, whole genome shotgun sequence genome:
- the LOC143648451 gene encoding centrosomal protein of 97 kDa-like isoform X4, whose amino-acid sequence MALARADAGLPPGEGSVVNWSGQGLQKLAQNLPCEADIHTLILDKNQIIKLENLEKYRGLLQLSVANNRLVRMMGVAKLTQLRVLNLPHNSIGYVEGLKELVHLEWLNLAGNNLKAMEQISSCIALQHLDLSDNNIPQIGDLSKLVSLKTLLLHGNIITSLRMAAAYLPRSLAILSLAENEIRDLSEISFLAFLTELEQLSIMNNPCVMSTPSIPGFDYRPYMVSWCLNLRVLDGYMISQKESLKAEWLYSQGKGRAYRPGQHIQLVQYLATVCPLTSALGLQTAEDAKLEKILSKQRFHQRQLMNQSQNEELSPFAAFDTKAPLLSEHSYPVQDSQIVQESEPIIKFNSWIGISDNDEQLYAARNNFPASVHSTRYSRNDLHLEDTQTDEDKLNCSLLSSESTFMPVTSGLSPVSPTVEPRLQDINLGLEDNGVTDESVKGMENQDLDKEEKKVIQVTNENSVRKMKHEISTEINEKAGLLPCPDPTIARAFLKEDNPSLTSYPELVGHIGVHSRPDSEETISQTASEKLPCKILSQRSLEQDKVSLLKLNEAATKLQACWRGFYARKYNPEARDVRYEIRLRRMQEHIVCLTEEIKRLRKERDEEHMKTFVREEAIQFLWNQFELQEY is encoded by the exons ATGGCGCTGGCGCGTGCGGACGCGGGTTTGCCTCCGGGAGAAG gatcaGTAGTCAATTGGTCAGGGCAGGGACTACAGAAATTAGCTCAAAATTTACCATGTGAAGCTGATATTCATACTTTGATCCTGGATAAAAATCAGATTATTAAACTGGAAAATCTGGAGAAATACAGAGGATTATTACAG TTGTCAGTGGCTAATAATCGACTAGTGCGGATGATGGGTGTGGCCAAACTGACCCAACTCCGTGTGTTAAATTTGCCTCACAATAGTATTGGCTATGTGGAGGGGCTGAAGGAGCTAGTGCATTTGGAATGGCTGAATTTGGCAGGAAATAACCTCAAg GCCATGGAACAAATCAGTAGCTGCATAGCTTTACAGCACCTCGATTTATCAGACAATAACATCCCCCAGATTGGTGATCTATCTAAATTAGTCTCCCTGAAG ACCCTCCTTTTACATGGAAACATCATCACCTCTCTTAGAATGGCAGCTGCTTATCTACCCAGGAGTCTTGCTATACTTTCCTTGGCAGAAAATGAAATCCGAGACTTAAGTGAG ATCTCTTTTTTGGCATTCTTAACTGAATTGGAACAGTTGTCGATCATGAACAATCCTTGTGTGATGTCAACACCTTCCATTCCAGGGTTCGACTATCGGCCATATATGGTCAGCTGGTGCCTAAACCTCAGAGTCCTAGATGGATACATGATTTCCCAGAAAGAAAG TTTGAAAGCTGAATGGCTCTATAGTCAAGGCAAGGGGAGGGCATATCGGCCTGGACAGCACATTCAGCTTGTCCAATATCTGGCTACAGTCTGTCCTCTCACATCTGCACTGGGTCTTCAAACTGCAGAGGATGCCAAACTAGAGAAGATTCTGAGCAAGCAAAG GTTTCACCAGAGGCAGTTGATGAACCAAAGCCAAAATGAAGAGTTGTCTCCATTTGCTGCTTTTGACACAAAGGCACCTCTTTTGTCTGAGCATTCATATCCTGTTCAAGATAGCCAAATAGTCCAGGAAAGCG AACCCATCATCAAATTCAATTCTTGGATTGGGATAAGTGATAATGATGAGCAATTGTATGCTGCTAGGAATAACTTTCCAGCTTCTGTACATTCTACAAGATATTCTCGAAATGATCTGCACCTAGAAGATACACAAACAGATGAGGACAAGTTAAACTGTAGTCTTCTCTCTTCAGAATCTACTTTTATGCCTGTTACATCAGGACTATCTCCAGTATCACCTACAGTTGAGCCGAGGCTACAAGACATTAACTTGGGCCTAGAAGATAATGGTGTTACAGATGAATCTGTGAAAGGGATGGAAAACCAGGACTtggataaagaagagaaaaaggttaTACAGGTTACAAATGAGAATTCTGTtagaaaaatgaaacatgaaattagtacagagataaatgaaaaagctGGGTTGTTACCTTGTCCTGACCCAACAATAGCCAGAGCTTTCTTGAAGGAAGACAACCCAAGTCTTACATCGTATCCTGAATTAGTAGGACACATTGGTGTCCATTCACGGCCAGATAGTGAAGAAACCATATCCCAGACAGCTTCAGAGAAACTTCCCTGCAAGATTTtaagccagagatctttggagcaAGATAAAGTTTCCCTTCTGAAATTGAATGAAGCAGCTACCAAGCTTCAGGCCTGTTGGCGAGGCTTTTATGCCAGAAAGTACAACCCTGAAGCCAGAGATGTACGTTATGAAATTCGGCTGCGTAGAATGCAGGAGCACATTGTCTGCttaactgaagaaataaagag gttgagaaaagaaagagatgaagaaCATATGAAAACATTTGTACGGGAAGAGGCCATCCAATTCCTTTGGAACCAG